A genomic window from Solanum dulcamara chromosome 11, daSolDulc1.2, whole genome shotgun sequence includes:
- the LOC129874085 gene encoding uncharacterized protein LOC129874085, with protein MEANVCDINHLDADVLLPPRKRLLAGLKKQNSDVYSSTPSPPTVGSPGCDFDMRLNNLLKFHFGDSNRSNEDIAEASRLAALEAVKAAKAARAIAEEKAAKAAKAVAAAKCALELVATLSDEGTSREKHLKRNKMKKHVPVQMLYSKNKRTDNCRTDEELARTLHRAINSSPRILKNSTSDSTNQKHKRLKRSSPSEKTKLQNGSTSMEGSCPSTSNGNGFTRERESDRPISEKDLVRIDLNTKFNKSDHTKMENGEASQSSKADSVNTDNKERESIMSKEKFGDSVNDSCSIGKKKGRLKQKKLPLSICSFRDQASPKEDLKSKSSLSFNENISKGTTSNNPMFPLERTMWKCQAFKAPTCVEQNKVMQS; from the coding sequence ATGGAAGCTAATGTATGTGATATCAATCACTTGGATGCCGATGTGCTTTTGCCTCCGCGTAAGCGGCTTCTTGCTGGATTGAAGAAGCAGAATTCCGATGTTTACTCATCTACCCCATCCCCTCCAACTGTGGGTAGTCCTGGGTGTGATTTTGATATGCGTCTTAATAATCTATTGAAGTTTCATTTTGGAGACTCTAATCGATCGAATGAGGATATTGCTGAGGCCTCAAGATTGGCAGCTCTAGAAGCTGTGAAGGCTGCAAAAGCGGCAAGAGCCATTGCAGAAGAGAAGGCTGCGAAAGCAGCAAAGGCTGTGGCTGCTGCTAAGTGCGCTCTAGAATTGGTTGCTACTCTCTCTGATGAAGGAACCAGTAGGGAAAAACATTTGAAGAGGAATAAGATGAAAAAGCATGTTCCTGTTCAGATGTTGTACAGTAAGAATAAGAGAACTGATAATTGTAGAACAGATGAAGAGTTAGCTCGGACATTGCATAGGGCCATAAATAGCTCTCCAAGAATTTTGAAGAACTCAACCTCTGACTCGACAAATCAAAAACACAAGAGGCTGAAGAGGTCTTCTCCTTCTGAAAAGACTAAGCTTCAGAATGGAAGTACATCCATGGAAGGAAGCTGTCCTTCCACGAGTAATGGGAATGGTTTTACTAGAGAAAGAGAGTCAGATAGGCCTATCTCGGAGAAAGACCTTGTTAGAATAGATTTAAACACAAAATTCAATAAATCTGACCACACAAAGATGGAAAATGGGGAAGCATCACAATCTAGTAAAGCTGACTCTGTAAATACGGATAACAAGGAAAGAGAATCAATTATGTCAAAGGAAAAATTTGGGGATTCTGTAAATGATAGTTGCAGCATTGGGAAAAAGAAAGGAAGGCTTAAGCAGAAAAAGTTGCCCCTCAGCATTTGCAGCTTCAGGGATCAAGCAAGTCCTAAAGAGGATTTGAAATCTAAGAGTTCATTATCATTCAATGAGAACATCAGCAAAGGTACTACAAGTAATAATCCCATGTTTCCGCTTGAGAGGACAATGTGGAAGTGTCAAGCATTCAAGGCACCTACATGTGTTGAACAAAATAAGGTGATGCAGTCATAG